One genomic region from Onychostoma macrolepis isolate SWU-2019 chromosome 23, ASM1243209v1, whole genome shotgun sequence encodes:
- the LOC131531531 gene encoding uncharacterized protein LOC131531531: protein MPKKRRRSSRLKQPKNPNQNMKNAKKKSDNSFSCNPATMCFIRKYASADAGSNFASGKDCLVLGQKYWEDITAFCSQTPYCLYLYHGVEIEDKEASVVLLGFFDKVAGETKIRLLDVLHPEEETADAICTCIVEMLKKFRIPLMNMAIFYSNFPDHEDLLSGLKLLKPEIVSLCGLTDMAGRVCHSGVEKMEISGPIVNLITEIYKHFPSFPASLQALLEYCSNISNILTSQCSLFWRIIQKMTLAWSDIEKYFESLDADEKVICRLLSDPKIRLNILFLSHALQPLCDFQENIDRGVSVTQLLQDASQLVRFYTASFLRPKKAEFFHRRGNTSLIQETVGHLPRGEVKVGKQAAEFLLRRSEELTDYLETFHSSVISFYTTVTVNIVEHLPFSDSTMRNLSLVLCPGKKLEVTGKIVQDLGVCFGVCSSPEKVSLLTDEFLEYQFIDESDTHPADQSMEEYWKTELRIMGRTSSFGKLIVCLLALPRTLKKEIIFEQMFPQTDSNLNERKMEDLEEKDMANDDVTDSSSYKSAPSHLSPETQGSITCDGIDLWDVENIVAMEVEDTVPISSDSDPDSQNNTKGHHPNVSIDDDDDDDDKYSSSDDDDDCSSIDDDVVWTEQKRKGIISHNNEKTNIPYQGVTVGEIVWGPIEGFGLWPGLVQSWDSEKPCGSMRKVIFFGNRMLSEIQVDDLLPFFSFAKCFCSNSFATVATYKDAIFNSLQVASRRSRMFFSPETDSLDELIRVMLDWAFGGFKPSGPDGLRPHSEYNEQPFMPRSVNGNVGSSPNYKDHREKLFKLTVSLNKLPESLDLHKGSINLGKTHVYRKFMHPKWNRRSSQTVRTCREQKYTYRNNRLTHYESMQVESRQNSQKRYEMVHRFLENEIDIQKFCLSCGSTFVNIIHPLFEGSLCLKCKFNLTETLYRYDEDGYQSYCTVCCSGMEVILCGHGSCCRCYCVDCLDILVGEGTFNRLKNVDPWTCYLCAPESSSGALKPRHDWSIRVQEFFANNSAMEFEPHRVYPSIPANQRRPIRVLSLFDGIATGYLVLRDLGFKVEKYVASEVDEESVTISMVNHEGKITYVNDVKNITKKHIDKWGPFDLLIGGSPCNDLCTANPNRKGLFEGTGRLFFEYYRLLNILKPKEDDPRPFFWLFENVVLMENKVKADICRFLECNPVLIDAVKVSPARRARYFWGNIPGMNRPIVASQKDKLSLQECLDPGRTAKYEKIRTITTRPNILKPGTDDRHYPIIMNGEADSLWITELEKIFGFPKHYTDVKNLGRMQRQRALGKSWSIPVIRHLLAPLKDYFACD from the exons ATGC CTAAGAAGAGGAGACGTTCATCGAGGCTCAAACAGCCAAAGAATCCAAACCAGAACATGAAAAATGCTAAAAAGAAATCAGATAATTCTTTCTCCTGCAATCCAGCCACAATGTGTTTCATCAGAAAGTATGCCTCAGCTGATGCTGGATCAAACTTTGCCAGTGGCAAGGATTGTCTAGTATTAGGCCAGAAATACTGGGAAGACATTACAGCTTTCTGCAGTCAGACTCCATACTGCCTTTATTTATACCATGGAGTGGAGATTGAGGACAAGGAGGCCAGTGTGGTCTTGTTGGGCTTTTTTGACAAAGTGGCTGGAGAAACCAAGATCAGACTGCTTGATGTTCTTCATCCAGAGGAAGAGACTGCTGATGCCATCTGCACCTGCATTGTGGAGATGCTGAAGAAGTTTAGAATACCTCTAATGAACAtggcaatattttattcaaatttccCAGATCATGAAGATCTTCTCTCAGGTCTGAAGCTGCTGAAACCTGAGATTGTGTCTTTATGTGGACTTACAGATATGGCAGGACGAGTGTGTCACAGTGGTGTTGAGAAAATGGAGATATCTGGCCCGATTGTGAATCTCATCACAGAGATCTACAAGCACTTTCCATCTTTTCCAGCTTCTCTACAAGCTTTGCTTGAATATTGTTCAAACATCAGTAATATCCTGACGTCGCAATGCTCTCTCTTCTGGAGAATCATCCAGAAAATGACTTTAGCTTGGTCAGATATTGAGAAATACTTTGAATCTCTGGATGCAGATGAAAAAGTGATCTGTCGTCTTCTTAGTGATCCCAAAATAAGACTCAACATCCTCTTTCTTAGCCATGCTTTGCAACCACTTTGCGATTTTCAGGAGAATATTGACCGAGGTGTTAGTGTGACACAGCTCCTCCAAGATGCTTCTCAATTAGTGAGATTCTACACAGCGAGTTTCCTCAGACCGAAAAAAGCAGAGTTTTTCCATAGGAGAGGAAATACCTCGCTTATACAGGAAACAGTGGGACATTTACCTAGAGGAGAGGTTAAAGTTGGCAAACAGGCTGCTGAGTTTCTCCTGCGACGCTCTGAAGAGTTGACTGACTACTTGGAGACGTTCCACAGTTCTGTCATCTCCTTCTACACGACTGTGACTGTTAATATCGTTGAACATTTACCCTTCTCAGATTCCACCATGAGAAACTTGTCATTAGTGTTGTGTCCAGGAAAAAAGCTTGAAGTGACTGGCAAAATAGTTCAAGATTTAGGTGTCTGTTTTGGGGTTTGCTCAAGCCCTGAGAAAGTCAGCTTACTCACAGATGAGTTTTTGGAGTACCAGTTCATTGATGAAAGTGACACACACCCCGCCGACCAGTCAATGGAGGAGTACTGGAAGACAGAGCTGAGGATTATGGGAAGGACATCAAGTTTTGGGAAATTAATTGTTTGCTTGTTGGCTTTGCCCAGAACATTGAAAAAAGAGATCATTTTTGAACAG ATGTTCCCACAAACTGACTCAAATCTCAATGAGAGGAAAATGGAGGACTTGGAGGAGAAGGACATGGCTAACGATGATGTCACAGACAGCAGCTCATATAAAAGTGCTCCATCGCATCTCAGCCCAGAGACTCAAGGGAGCATCACATGCG ATGGCATTGACTTATGGGACGTGGAAAATATTGTGGCAATGGAAGTGGAGGATACTGTGCCAATCTCTTCTGATTCAGACCCAGACAGTCAAAATAACACAAAAG GACATCATCCAAATGTGTCcattgatgatgatgacgacGACGACGACAAGTACAGCAGCAGTGATGACGATGACGATTGCAGCAGCATTGATGATGATGTCGTATGGACTGAG CAGAAAAGAAAAGGAATTATCTCGCATAACAatgagaaaacaaacattccATACCAG GGGGTTACAGTGGGTGAGATTGTTTGGGGGCCCATTGAGGGTTTTGGTCTTTGGCCTGGACTGGTTCAGAGCTGGGACAGCGAGAAGCCTTGTGGCTCCATGCGTAAAGTGATTTTCTTTGGGAACAGGATGCTGTCAGAG ATCCAAGTAGATGATCTCCTGCCCTTTTTTTCCTTTGCCAAGTGCTTCTGTTCGAATTCCTTCGCTACAGTAGCGACATATAAAGATGCAATCTTCAATTCTCTGCAG GTGGCTTCCAGACGCAgtagaatgtttttttctcctgaGACGGACTCTTTGGATGAGTTGATTAGAGTCATGTTGGACTGGGCCTTTGGAGGTTTTAAGCCATCAGGTCCAGATGGACTTCGACCTCATTCAGAATACAATG AACAGCCTTTTATGCCACGATCAGTGAATGGGAATGTTGGATCCTCTCCAAACTACAAAGACCATcgagaaaaattatttaaattaactgtATCTCTGAATAAGCTCCCTGAATCTCTAGACCTGCACAAAGGTTCGATAAACCTTGGGAAAACACATGTTTACAGAAAATTCATGCATCCAAAATGGAATCGGAGATCCTCGCAGACTGTAAGGACTTGTCGAGAACAGAAATATACTTACAGGAATAACCGTCTAACTCACTACGAAAGTATGCAGGTTGAGTCCAGACAGAACAGCCAAAAAAGAT ATGAAATGGTGCATAGATTTCTGGAAAACGAGATAGACATTCAAA AGTTCTGCTTATCATGTGGGAGTACATTCGTTAACATCATCCACCCACTCTTCGAAGGCAGCCTGTGCTTAAAATGCAAG ttTAATTTGACAGAGACATTGTACAGGTATGATGAAGATGGCTATCAGTCGTACTGCACCGTTTGCTGTTCTGGTATGGAGGTCATTCTGTGCGGCCATGGCAGTTGTTGTCG CTGCTACTGTGTGGACTGTCTGGATATCCTAGTGGGTGAGGGGACATTTAACCGGCTGAAAAATGTGGACCCATGGACGTGTTACCTGTGTGCACCTGAGAGCAGCTCTGGAGCTTTGAAGCCCAGGCATGACTGGAGCATCCGTGTGCAGGAATTCTTTGCCAACAACAGCGCCATGGAGTTT GAGCCCCATCGAGTTTACCCATCAATCCCTGCTAACCAGCGACGTCCAATCAGAGTGCTTTCCTTATTTGATGGTATAGCCACAG GATACCTTGTTCTGAGGGATCTTGGCTTTAAAGTGGAAAAATATGTGGCCTCAGAAGTTGATGAAGAGTCTGTTACAATTTCTATGGTTAACCATGAAGGAAAAATCACTTATGTGAATGATGTTAAGAACATTACGAAAAAGCAT ATTGACAAATGGGGCCCGTTTGATCTTCTCATTGGAGGGAGTCCTTGTAATGACCTGTGCACGGCCAATCCCAACAGAAAGGGCTTGTTTG AGGGTACAGGGCGGCTGTTTTTCGAATATTATCGGCTTCTGAATATTTTGAAGCCTAAGGAGGATGACCCACGGCCGTTCTTCTGGCTGTTTGAGAACGTGGTGTTAATGGAAAACAAGGTTAAAGCTGACATTTGCCGCTTTCTGGAA TGTAACCCTGTGCTCATTGATGCTGTGAAAGTGAGTCCAGCTCGCAGAGCAAGATACTTCTGGGGGAACATACCTGGCATGAACAG ACCAATTGTAGCATCTCAGAAAGACAAACTGAGTCTTCAGGAATGTCTGGACCCTGGCCGCACTGCAAAG TATGAAAAAATTCGCACCATCACCACACGGCCAAACATACTAAAGCCGGGCACTGATGACCGGCATTACCCCATCATTATGAATGGGGAAGCTGATAGTCTGTGGATCACTGAATTGGAGAA AATATTTGGATTTCCGAAGCATTACACAGATGTGAAAAATTTGGGGCGTATGCAGAGGCAGAGAGCATTGGGGAAGTCCTGGAGCATCCCTGTCATAAGACACCTTCTAGCACCTCTGAAGGATTACTTTGCTTGTGACTAG